The Martelella endophytica genome contains the following window.
TTAGGAATACACAGTCGCAGTGTCGCCAATTACGAGAGAGGCGACAATCAGCCCAACAGCGACGTGCTCTTGGCCTACCGCGAGAAATTCGGGGTCAATGTCCATTGGATTTTGACCGGTGAAGGTCAGATGTTCGATGGCGGCGCTACGCCAAAGTCTGAAAAGACCCTTATCACCTTACCTTACTTCGCTGCCGAAGCCGCCGCGGGCTTCGGCCGAATTGCCTTGGAAGAACTCCCGGAAGGCGCGATAGCATTCGATCGGGCTTTCCTTCGCAACCAAGGCGGCTCGCCGGAAAACTGCTTCGTCATGACCGCCCGCGGCGACAGTATGCAGCCGACCTTGCCGGACGGCTCACTCCTCATCGTGGACAAAAGCCAGAACGAAGACATCGCCCACGGCTGCATCTACGTCTTCCGCTTCGGCGAAGTCCTCTTGGTCAAACGCGCCCGCTGGCGCATCGACGGCAAACTGGAGCTCGTCTCCGACAACACCGTCTACCCCACCGAAACCCTCGACCGCACCCACGCTCATGAGCTGAGCGTGCTGGGGAGGGTGATTTACTTCTGCAGGGCGCCTTGAGGGCTTACACATGTCGCCAAGTTTAGGGTTTAGATTTGATGCTGATGCTTATCGCTATAGCAAGTCCGTTGATATCCTTAAGGATACACTCTCAGCGGCGCTGAGGGGGCTCCGGGATCAGAGAGCTACTCTTCAAGAAGAGTATAACCAATACGAAGAAGGCGGAGTGCGAATTGGAGAGTGGGAAGACGACGGTGTGAAGCTTTGGGATCAGGCGGACGTGTACGCTTTCCAAATCGACGCTACGGATGAGGCAATTGCTAACTTGTACAAGCCCTATGTGATCGCGTTCTATCACAACTGGGAACGTAATCTCGCGAGACGGGCAAACCTCAAAGACAAACCGAATCATACTGTGCTGCGGGACGCTTTGTCGAAGATGGGGGTCACTCTTCCTGACCGCCTTGACGCCGTGCGTGACCTGACAAATGCGCTAAAACACAACAGCGACTATTTTGGCAGAAAGCTCTTGAAGTCATGGGAGGAGCTGCTTCCGATGAACTTTTCCCCGAGGAAGGAAGAAAACTTGACCGATTGGTACGAGCTTATCAACATCAGCGGCAACCAAATGCTTGAGATCATTGCCACTGTCCGCAAAGCATACCCCGACGTCTCGACATAGAGGCGACATAAAAACAACAAAACCCACGCAACACACATTCTACGATCCCCCGACAACTCCCTCCTCGTCGTAGACCAATGCCAAATTGAAAAATCGAACACGGCTGCATCTACGTCTTCGGGGTAGGGGAGGTCCCTGGGCAGGGTCGTGTATTTTTGCCGGGTGCCTTAGCGCAAACCTTGAGTGTTGTGTTTCTGTTCTCTTCAAAGCTGCAGAAGCCGAATTGCGCTTTATGTTAGTGAGGTAATGAATTCCCGTAGATCATTGAGGCGATGATCCCAGAAAAGATATACGCCTTTATCGTTCTGAACAGTCTCGCAATTCGAAACGCTGAAAACGCCACTCAATACGGCACTGGCTAGGACATTCGCGCGGCCAAGCTGGTCGTGCCAGATTGTTGCCTTTCCACCCGTGTCATGGACAATGCGCTTATAGGAGTTCACCTTTGAATTCGAGACCTTGCATTCGATCGCCATGATGCGTCCGCTTGGCACTGTCGCCACCACATCAGCTTTTGCGCCCGCAAGCGGGGTTTCACCCATGAATTCGCCAACTGCAGGAGCTGCCGATGCGTTCAGGATATCCCTCTTAGGAATCTCGGTGTAGCCCAAGCTGCGGAGCAGCTCTTTGACCTTTTCTTCTTGCCGATCTTTCGCATCGTTGCGTCGAAAGGTTTCGACCTTTTTTGCTGACACTAAAGCGGCCGAGGCGATGATCGCCGCCGAGCGTTCATGCGGATCAGGATCCCGCCCTTCTTTCACCCAAGGAAAACGATGTGGGTCCAAAATGCGGAAAATGATGCCCCGCAGTTTTTCAGCGCTATCTGGGTGTTCTTCAAGCCTCGTCGGAGCAATAGATGCCTCAACGAGCGTTTTGAGATCGTCTTCTGATATTGGCGGAGCGGTGAGATAGCAAAAAGCTCGACGGCTATCATCGTTGCGCATCAAATCTGCGATTACGGAGGCATCAACCTTCGGATTCCTCAGTTCTGGAATTCGATCAACCAAAGCGCCAAAAATCTTGCTGAAATTCTGAAAATGCTCCGAATATAACTCTAGCGGTTCGTCCATCCGTTCATGTCTGAACGTAGTCTCTGCCTCTCTGCAGTCTTCTTCCAGCTCGGTTCTTGTCCATCTCTTCGGTAATTTCATGCAAGCTCTCTAGCCGAGGTATGGCAATGCGCTCCAGTTCTTTCGGCTCAAACTTAATGAGTCCGCCTGCATAGATACGCCCGCCATCAGTTGTAGCTCCATCGTGCAAGAGTCGGACAATTGAGTCTAGTGTTTTTGCGGGAATATGCTCGCGCGGATATAGGCCGTGAGCAATGTTAATATGGCGGGCCTTTGCCGCGTTTCTTACAAAATGAGGGGCGCGTCGTGCCATATAGGTGCAGAGGATGGCCGCAGGATCTTTATAGCCCACGCTCCACCACGCTCGCCTATGCTTCGCAATATATGACATATCAGCGTCATGCTCCCGTGCCCATTTAAGGTACGCTTCGACCATTCTTTGCTCCGCGGACGTCAGATCAGAAAGTTCCACGGGAAGGTTCACGACGCGCCGCAGGTTATCGGCGGAACGCAGCACTGATGAGACTGCTAGCAGCTCTCTTGCTCGCGTAACTGCCGGAAGCAAAAACCGCTCAGGAAGTGGTGGCGCATGATCGCCATGAACCCACACGTGATTGCCGCCAGTCACTTGTCCTCTATGTACGCGAAACAGCTCGCCAAGCTCCATGAAGCCGGGTGACGGCTTAGGAGTAGTGCGGATCAGCATTGACCATTTTTGCGCACCATTAAGATCGTCCCAGGAGACGCGGCGCCCGTCGGCAAGGCTTGAAAGCTCGCTCACATGATCGACACTGCGCATAGTGAACTCATCGGGCCGATGGTCGACCTGAAAGCAAGTGATCGCGCCAGTAGTTAAGGCATCCGCGAAGGGCATCGCTTTTGGGGAAATTAGATGCACCGATGTGCCGCCCAAGCCATCAGCAAGCATGTCACGCAAAAGGCGACCGTAATTTACATCAAGCCATTCGGCCGCTGTTATGAACGCGCCGTAATCTCCCCGCCGCCCGATCATGCGAGTTTTCAAAAAGAAATGGACGTGCAGCCCGGCAAGTTTGCTGGCTTTGAAGCCGACTTTCGCGGCCTCTACTGCTAGCCAAGTTTTCCATTTTTGCGATATGTCATGATGACGCACGTATGGCGGATTTCCGATGAACAGAGTCGGTCCAATGACCTTGGGTAGGGTGAGTTGCCGATAGTCCATGAGTTTAACGTTAAGCCGATCAGCAAATCCCAAAACGCTCGCATTCGCACGAAGCATTAGAACTGCTAAAGGATCGGTCTCAACGGCAATTAGTGGCACATTTGGGAATTGTTTTGCGGCGGCCATAGTGAAACGGCCTGAGCCGGCTCCTGCGTCGACAATGCGTACGGGTGCGATTGGCCTTGCGGTTGCCCATGCGATCATGGCGTCGACAATCACGCGTGGTGTGTACGTAGCTCCATTTTCGCGGCGTACGCCTACGGAGCGGATTCGTCCGAAAATATCACCAAGCGGATCTTCGCCAGCCTGGATCAAAAGGCGGGTGCTCTCGACAACCGAAGAATGTATATATTCTCGTGCTTCCACTTTCCGCTCTGCAGCGGTCAGAAATCTCTTATCAGATATCAACGCGAGGGAGAGAGCGGCTAGTTCCACTTCACTCCGGATCATGATGAAGCCTTTTGCCGCCGTTCTTGGTAGTCAATCCACATCTCTTCAAAGAGCTTTCGCAATGACAGGTCCCGCGAAGCCGCCTCCGTTTTCACGGCGCGCGCCATTTCCGGTGAGAGGCTGAAGCCAACAATCTGCCGGTTAGCTTTTAGGTCTTTGGTTGATTCACTCATGTCACGATAGTGTCGACAAGTCGACATTTCGTCAAGTGGTTAATCCTCTATAACGCCATAAGTGTGGTATTGGTTTGCTCCGGCTAATGGTCGAGTTTGCGATGCGGCGCAGACGCAGTTAATCGTGAACCGAATCGCTTCAATCCAACCCTCACGCGGAAGTAATCCTCGTTCAGTTGAGACTAGCCGATCGATGCCTGAAGCTGGGCGCCCCGATATTCTAATTCACGTCGACGCAACTCGATGGCATCTGATATCGTAGCCTCGCGTTTGTAAGCGTTAATCTGCTGCTCCATAGCTTCTAGCTTCGATAGCATGCGACTGAGGATTTTACATGCGGTGATATCGGCAAACGCTCTTTGCTCGACGTCATTCCACCATTGTTCAAGAGCCTCTACACCCATGTCGAGCAAACTTACGACGACTACATCAGCTACTGCCAGTCGCGAGACGGCTTCAAATACTTTTAATCGATCCCCTGGACGGGGATTATCTTGCTTTACAGCTTCGATATAGGTCCGAGCAAAATCAAAACGCTCTTGCGTTAGCTTTTGAAAGAAGTTTTGTTCAAGACGTGCGCGTCTCATCTTCGCTGAGATGCGCTCAACCGCCTCAATAGCTAGGTCCGCAATGCGCCTTTGGTCTCCGCGCAACCTCGCGGTCTTAATCAGTTCATAGTTAGCTTTAAGATGGGCGGAGAGGGCAATGTCTCGGCCGGTTTCAGTGGACATACGTGTGCGAGTGAATTCGCGGAGGCCGATCCAATCCTCTAGTGCCGTCTTCGCCTCTATGGTGTTAGGCAGCAATTCCGGCTTTGTGCTACCCAATTTGACCGCGCGTTCTAGTTCGCGGTCCGCGTCGCGATGCTTGGGAGGCCTTGTGCGAAGATAGGCCGCCCCGAGGATACTAGCCGCATCACCGTTATCCGTAAACTTTTTGCTTAAATCCTGCGCAACGATCAAAGCCTCGCCAAATTGCCTGTCGGCCCACATCCTCGCAATTGCTCTAATTCCGGCACCAATTTGTTTCTCCTGACTACCGCTTTTCTCATGAGCGCGCGCTACAGCGGTCTCAACGGTCTGTGAGGTGAGGCCGAGCTGATCCCTAATAAGGTCGACCACGGCCCCCAGCTCGTCGGGTACGCTTATCGCAGCGTCGCTGTGCGTGTGGGTGACTGTGGAAATTAGATGATAGGCCTGTAGTTCCGTCACCTGATCGCGAACCCTTCGCTCAGGTAGGTCTAGTACCTCAGCGATATCTTTCAGCGTCGTTTCACCAAGCAAAATCACCGCGTAAAGGACGCGAGACGCCATAGGGCTGAGGCGAGCTAGCTCTCGTTGAAAGGCGAAACTGCGTACTTCCTCACCGTCGGCGCCTCTCCATTTTTGAACGACCTCGCGACGATTCTCGCCAAGCTTAATCAACCTAGCGATTGAAGCAGCGAAGAGCGGTGAGCCCGACGACGCCTCGAATACCTCTTCAAGGCCCTGCCCAGTAAAGAGCGGAATTCCGAAAAGTGAACACAGATTGTTTAAGTGAGCTTGGAAGGCCTGTCGTTCTAGTCCTCGGATTTTTACAATAGAGGTCGGAGGCAACCCTTGATCTATTCGCGAAGTCATAAGCACTCGCGAAGGGGGCAACTCTCGTCCGACTGTTCGCAAGGCCAAGCTGTTTAAAGCGGCTACTGTTTCTTTCTGTTCATCCGGCAGGAGTGTGTCGAGGTCATCGACGATGATTAATGAGGGGATGTGCATTAGTCCTTCCACCAGTCGATCCGCGATCTCAACGAAGCTCGGGTCCTCCTCCGAGATTGGGAAGTCGTAGCGAAGAATTTTTAAAATCGCTAAGTAAAGCGTGCTTAGATCGGAAAAGTCGACTCGTGAAGTTGGGACCATTCGCCCGCGAAGTGCTGAGAAGGTTTGTTTCTTTGCAGTGAGCCAGATTACTGCCTCGACCTGGCCCGCTCCGGTTTCAGTTATTTCTTCGGCAAAATGGTAAGCAAGCGTTGTTTTGCCCAGACCGCCAATTCCTGTGATTAAGCGCACCGGGCTGCGCGAATCTCCGATCCATTGGCGAAGGCTTGCCAGTTGCTGGTCTCTTCCTACGAACTCAATGAGGTCGTCATCACGTGCAGGTAAGTGTGACTGAATTTGAACCGGGCCGGATGTTGGAATTTCCTCTGGTGGAAGTCGATTCGAATGCAAAAATTTCCAGTCTTCGTGCGTGTTCGTAGCAGGGCGGCATTCATCGCGTATGCGCACATAAACTTCTTCTTGGAAGCAGGGTTTCTCGTTAGCCTTCTTCGGCCCCTTGCGAACCATCCGAACCGGCGGAGCGTGCTCGGAGCGACGTGGAATCAATAACAGGCCCAACGTTAACGGCGCTTTGCGCGACGGAGGTTGATAGTCAAGATTTGTGTAAAGACATTCGATACTTGTTCCAGTATAGCTATGCACGGAGCGATTGAAGTCTGAGCAATTGAAAATTTCGTTAAAACCGATAAGACGGTTTCTGCCCTTATCACTTACGCCGAACAAGATATAACCACCAAAGGCATTATGAAAGGCGACAGCATCTTTTACGAGTTCGCCAATTGCCAGGCGATGAGCCAGCTTGTCTTCTTCGTTGGGAGATATATCTAGTACCGGGGCCTTGACCTTATAGTCCCAAAGTTGTCCCTCTGAGTCATAGGGTTTTCCATGAGGAAGTAGTAAGTCTAATATTTCTTTGGTTAGTTTCCTATTCTCGACCGCGACCTTGAGGCTGTCGAACATGTTTTCTGTGCTCATCGGCTCCCCGCGAATCTTTATCCTGTTCCTCTTCCGAAAAGGTAATTGCTTCCTTGCACTTGTAAAAGAAGAAATTATCAGTCCTCAGATAAAAGATGTAGCTCGGCGAGCACTCTCCAGGAGCAGTGTTTTCTGCAAAAAAAGGTTGGAAAGGCAGTACCCTTCAGGCCAGGCGTTTTCTAACGAAGCCAGCTTTGAAGACTACCCACCGACTATCAATGTGCTTGCCACTGGCAGTCGCTTAAGCACGCTTCCAAGTTTCCTAAAGGAAAAATTCTGGTTAAATTACTAAAATTATTCGTTAAATTCAAAATATGGCAGCTATTTCCATATTTGAATTGAGATTTGCCCGCTCTGCGGCATGTAGGAGGCGCAGTTCGAGGGACATTTGTCGCCCACTAAAGGGCTTTTCAAGCCCGACCGTGAAAATGCCCTCAAAACCATGAAGCCTTATATCTCGGGCGCTTGGCGGGGAGGGAGCTCTTCAGTTCCATAAGGGACCTTATGACGCATCCACTGCGGATGCTTCTGTTTTCAAGCTTTTTGAAGAGGTTGGCTGCCACTGGGCTGCGCTCAGGCTAGATGATGAACTTTGAAGACCTGAGCTGTCAAAGGCAATTCCTGACGTCGCCGCCCATCATATCGGCAGATCGCTTGAGGTACAAAGCATTCGCGCCGGTTCCCGTCTGTTTTCGCCAGTTCCCGGATATTGCAACTTCATCTGACAAACAACAGTGTAGCGAATTGTGTATCAAAATGTGCTACAGAGTGCTCAAATGGCTTCCAACGGACGAGAAAATCCTGATCGTTTTCTGCAGCGCCGTTCAGGCATCTACGCCTATGTAAGAAGGGTACCGGCGAAGCTTGCAGCTGTTGATGAGCGTTCGCCCGCCGTGAGAATTTCACTGGGCACGCGCGATCTTTCGGAAGCCCGGGTTAAGAGAGATATTCATGAGGAGGCCGACAACGCGCTTTGGGCGTCCATGTTGGCCGGTGGTGACCGCGAGCAGGCCAATGCCCGCTACAAAGCGGCCGTCGCTAGGGCGCATGCGCTCGGCTTCTCCTATCGGACCGCTATGGAAATTCTTGCCAGCGAAACAGGGTCGATGATTCATGACCGGCTGATGGCGCTTTCCCGGCTTCCAGTCGGAGGCCATGACGCTTCGGCTGTCGTAGGGCTTGAAAAGCATCCGCGCGTGCCGGTTTCCGAAGCTTTTTCTGTTTACACTGACGAAATCGCTGCGCCGGAACTAACAGGCAAGAGCGATTTCCAGAGGTTTTCATGGCTGAAAGTGAAGCGGCGGGCGCTCAACAATTTTATCGAGGTTGTTGGCGATAAGCCGATCGATGAAATTACGAGGCAGGACGCCACGAAATTCTATAACTTTTGGCTGACGCGCATTGCCCCAAAGGATGGTCGTGCAACGCACACCGCTTCGTCGGGCAACCGCGATGTCGGCAATATGCGGAAACTCTTCGCTGACTACCATCGCTACCGCGGCCTTGACGATGTGAAAAATCCCTTCGCCGGACTTTCTTTTTCCCAGAAGGTTAAGACAACCCGCCCGCCTTTCCCTACCGAGTGGATATCCAAGCGGATCCTTAGGGCCGGGGCACTTGCTGGGCTTAATGACGAGGCGAGGGCGATCTTGCTGGCGCTGATTGAGACCGGGGCTCGGCCGTCAGAGATCTGTAACCTTACCCATGGCATGATCGACCTTAACGCGGATGTGCCGCATATCTTGATCGAGCCACGTTCAGATCCCGATGACCGGCGCGAGATCAAAACGGCTTCTTCTATCCGCGCCGTGCCGCTGGTAGGGGTTGCACTTGCCGCCATGCGTGCGCATCCGGACGGCTTCCCGCGCTATAAGAACAAGGAAAACGGACTTTCGGCGACGCTCAATAAATTCTTCCGGGAGAATAAGCTGTTCCCGTCATCACGCCACAAGATCTATTCTCTCCGTCATTCCTTCGAGGATCGAATGAAGGAGGCTGGCGTCGATACCGAACTTCGGATGATGATCATGGGACACACGATCGATCGTCCGCAATATGGCGCGGGCGGCTCGCTTTCCTGGAAGCGGGATGCGCTGGAGAAGATCAAGTTGGATTTTGATGAGGCGATTTTGTGAGGGGTGCTGTCAACTAACGTGGTTATAGGTGAACCTGGTCCGGCAGGCGGCAGCTGTGCATCAGCTCATAATTCAGTCTGATTGACCATTGTTGATGGACCAGAAGGAGGCGACTCAGACCCCACTGAGCCCTTTAGTTTCGTTAACGCTCGCTGCCTGTCCGGCTGTCTTCATCTGCGCCACGCGCGCTCGCGCCGCTTCGAAGATCGACCTGTTCTGGAGGCGTTTTTCGATCTGCCCCTCCACCCAAGCGTAAAGCTCGAGAAGTGGAGTGGCGTCGTCTCCCCGGGCGACGATCTCCTGGGCGAGGCGGTCCCGCCCCTTCTCGATGTCGGCGAGCGGTACATGGAGCGGAATATCAGATGGCTGCGACGTCATCCTCTCCGCCTCCATACTTCAAAATCCTTGACCATTTCGCGCCAGCGGGCAGCAGCCTCTGGGTCTGTGTTCAGCTGGCTCCGGCTGGTGATCGCCATCACCGACCGCACGCGCGTCGCGGCCATCTTGTCGGTCGCCGGATGCGGCAGGTCATGCCGCTCGATCAGAAACCGCATGAAGGCCGGCTCGGTGCACTTCATGGCGCATTCTGCGGCATAGTCTTTCGCAGGCTTTCCACCCTGCGCTTCAAGCGCCTGCTTGAGCTTCTCGATCTCACGGCGCCGCTCGGCGTCACGTCTGGCGGCGGCATCCAGCATGCCGATCAGATCGGCCGGGATCTCTATATGCCGTCGTATCAGTTCGCGATTGTCGGCAGGGCAGGTGGCGGGAAGCGAGCAGATGACCTCCGGTTCGTCAGGACCTGTGACCTCCAGATGCATGCCGGCGGTGTCGGCCATAACGTGGATGAGTGGAACAGCCCGGGAGATCAGCGCACGATAGCTGTCGAGCCGTTCCCGTGCGGGTAGGCGATCAGCCATGGCTGGATACCGCGCCTGTAGGTCCGCTTGCGATGCTTTCGTGCCGCGTCATGGTCATACCCCCGAGGCTGCTGCAAGCGCGGCCTCGAAGGTCGCAAGCGCGTGGATGGTGAGGAGGAGGAGAAGGACACCGCCAAGAACGACCACCGGCAGGGTGATCCGGCGCAGCAAGGCGCAGTCGGCCAAAGTGAGGGGGTGCCTATGAGCGGAAAGGCGGACGATCATGCATCACCGCCATTCTGCCCATCCACGGCTGCGAAGATGCGCGAGACGAGCCCATGCTTGGCGAGGGTGTCGTCAAAGCGGCGCCATCGGAGGCAATCAGGCTCGGTCAGGGCGTAGAAGGTCACTTCCGACGGATCGAGGTCTGGCGGCAGGTATCCGCCATTGGGTAGCGCGGGCTCATCGGGGCTGTGGGTGTCATCGGAAACGCGCGGCTCGATCCCTACTTCGGAAAACAATCCGCCGGGACTGAGTTTGGCGAATTCGAAGTCCGAGGGTTCGGCCACTTCGTCGACAACATCCCAGATCTGATCGAGATTGCCCCAGACGATGCCGTGCAGTTGTTTGGTGTCTGCTGACCTCACCAGATAGACGTTCATTGCATCCTCCGTTCCTCTGCGTTCGTCGGTGAAAGATGACGAACAAGTGAGAGCGGCCTATCGATAGGAATAAACCTATTGCGTCGTCAATAGGGAAAATAGGAATATGCCTATTGGTGTGGGAAAAATAAAACCCGCTTGCGGCGGGTTCTGATATTCAGATGGTGATTACGACCGAAATCGCGGGGCTTCAGCCGCGCCACTGGAAAACGGCAATGACCCTGCCATAGACCTCGACGTCTGTTCTGAGCAACTCGTAATCCGGGTAGCGACTATTGTCGGAAATGACCCGCACCTTGTCTGATCTCGGCACCAGGGCAATGCGCTTTACCATCAGGCCGTCGCCGTAGTTGATCGCGTAGATATCTTCTGGGACAGGCGTTGTATGCCCTGTGTCGATGAACACAAAAGAGCCACTTGTGATCGTCGGGTCCATGCTGTCGCCGATGACCGGAAGAGCATACGTGTTTCCCATGCTTCGCCAGAGGTTTTTGACGCTTTCGGGAAACGACCAGAAGCCATCTGTATGTTCGGGATCACTGATTTTGCCGGCTTCGTCGACGGCGATATGTAGCAGGCCGCCGTTTCCGGCTCCGGAATGTATGGTCAAGTTGGGAACGTCTCCCGCTGGCGCGCGGGTAGCCTTTTTCTGTTGTGGTCCGCCGATATCCTCTTCGGGGATATCGAGGAGCTCCGCCAATTGAGATCGCGTTCGCTCTCGGAGTGTGGAGGGCACACCGCGTTCAACGTATTGCTGCATATAAGCGTGATTCTTCCCCAAAGCCAGAGAAACCTGCTTGTAGGTCAGCCCCCTCTCTTCGATTCGTTTCGCGATAAGTTTTCTGATTTTGTCCATGAAGAAAATCATCTCATAGGAATTGACCTGGGCAAAATAGGAATATACCTATCTGTGATAGGAATAAGCCGATTTGCTTATCCGAAGCGCGTGAGGTCACCCGCCAATGAGCGAAGCTATCCAACTTCACAGCATGCTGGAAAGGTCTCTGATCGTGGTGAAGCCCTGTCCAACGGGTTTCGCATTCAGGCCTATCCCGGATCATGCTGCTGCCAATGGGGTCACCTGCTGATGGTTTTTACCCAAACGGTCGTTCTTGATGCCGTCACTGACCCATCGTTCTCATGTCCGTCCCGGCTGCACCCGCCCTAGGCGCTCCTTTCGACTGACCTGACCCTAAACCGCGATCCACCGTCCCGCCATGGGAAACGACGCCGGGCCTTTCCCGGCGCGCATGGCTTTTGTTGTTTTCGAAAGGGAGAGACATGGCCGAAGAGCCCTCCATCGATCCGTTCATCCTCACCATCCGCTGCGCCCAGCGTGACCTGATCAAAAGGGCAGGGGGGATCGAGCGCGTTGCCCTGATCACCAACCGCTCGACCAGTGCCGTCGGCCGCTGGAACGGCAAGCGCGATACCGACATCATGCCGATCCCGGTGGTCAGGATCCTGGAAGAGGATACCGATGCACCGCTGGTGACCGAAGCCATGGCAGCCGCTGCCGGACGCAGGCTGACGGAATCGGATGAGCGCAGCAGGACGGCACTG
Protein-coding sequences here:
- a CDS encoding XRE family transcriptional regulator, which gives rise to MARQEIFKTELGRRLREIRTAIGDQQRDEFSNVLGIHSRSVANYERGDNQPNSDVLLAYREKFGVNVHWILTGEGQMFDGGATPKSEKTLITLPYFAAEAAAGFGRIALEELPEGAIAFDRAFLRNQGGSPENCFVMTARGDSMQPTLPDGSLLIVDKSQNEDIAHGCIYVFRFGEVLLVKRARWRIDGKLELVSDNTVYPTETLDRTHAHELSVLGRVIYFCRAP
- a CDS encoding XamI family restriction endonuclease, with amino-acid sequence MDEPLELYSEHFQNFSKIFGALVDRIPELRNPKVDASVIADLMRNDDSRRAFCYLTAPPISEDDLKTLVEASIAPTRLEEHPDSAEKLRGIIFRILDPHRFPWVKEGRDPDPHERSAAIIASAALVSAKKVETFRRNDAKDRQEEKVKELLRSLGYTEIPKRDILNASAAPAVGEFMGETPLAGAKADVVATVPSGRIMAIECKVSNSKVNSYKRIVHDTGGKATIWHDQLGRANVLASAVLSGVFSVSNCETVQNDKGVYLFWDHRLNDLREFITSLT
- a CDS encoding Eco57I restriction-modification methylase domain-containing protein; translated protein: MIRSEVELAALSLALISDKRFLTAAERKVEAREYIHSSVVESTRLLIQAGEDPLGDIFGRIRSVGVRRENGATYTPRVIVDAMIAWATARPIAPVRIVDAGAGSGRFTMAAAKQFPNVPLIAVETDPLAVLMLRANASVLGFADRLNVKLMDYRQLTLPKVIGPTLFIGNPPYVRHHDISQKWKTWLAVEAAKVGFKASKLAGLHVHFFLKTRMIGRRGDYGAFITAAEWLDVNYGRLLRDMLADGLGGTSVHLISPKAMPFADALTTGAITCFQVDHRPDEFTMRSVDHVSELSSLADGRRVSWDDLNGAQKWSMLIRTTPKPSPGFMELGELFRVHRGQVTGGNHVWVHGDHAPPLPERFLLPAVTRARELLAVSSVLRSADNLRRVVNLPVELSDLTSAEQRMVEAYLKWAREHDADMSYIAKHRRAWWSVGYKDPAAILCTYMARRAPHFVRNAAKARHINIAHGLYPREHIPAKTLDSIVRLLHDGATTDGGRIYAGGLIKFEPKELERIAIPRLESLHEITEEMDKNRAGRRLQRGRDYVQT
- a CDS encoding AAA family ATPase, with protein sequence MSTENMFDSLKVAVENRKLTKEILDLLLPHGKPYDSEGQLWDYKVKAPVLDISPNEEDKLAHRLAIGELVKDAVAFHNAFGGYILFGVSDKGRNRLIGFNEIFNCSDFNRSVHSYTGTSIECLYTNLDYQPPSRKAPLTLGLLLIPRRSEHAPPVRMVRKGPKKANEKPCFQEEVYVRIRDECRPATNTHEDWKFLHSNRLPPEEIPTSGPVQIQSHLPARDDDLIEFVGRDQQLASLRQWIGDSRSPVRLITGIGGLGKTTLAYHFAEEITETGAGQVEAVIWLTAKKQTFSALRGRMVPTSRVDFSDLSTLYLAILKILRYDFPISEEDPSFVEIADRLVEGLMHIPSLIIVDDLDTLLPDEQKETVAALNSLALRTVGRELPPSRVLMTSRIDQGLPPTSIVKIRGLERQAFQAHLNNLCSLFGIPLFTGQGLEEVFEASSGSPLFAASIARLIKLGENRREVVQKWRGADGEEVRSFAFQRELARLSPMASRVLYAVILLGETTLKDIAEVLDLPERRVRDQVTELQAYHLISTVTHTHSDAAISVPDELGAVVDLIRDQLGLTSQTVETAVARAHEKSGSQEKQIGAGIRAIARMWADRQFGEALIVAQDLSKKFTDNGDAASILGAAYLRTRPPKHRDADRELERAVKLGSTKPELLPNTIEAKTALEDWIGLREFTRTRMSTETGRDIALSAHLKANYELIKTARLRGDQRRIADLAIEAVERISAKMRRARLEQNFFQKLTQERFDFARTYIEAVKQDNPRPGDRLKVFEAVSRLAVADVVVVSLLDMGVEALEQWWNDVEQRAFADITACKILSRMLSKLEAMEQQINAYKREATISDAIELRRRELEYRGAQLQASIG
- a CDS encoding DUF6538 domain-containing protein, whose protein sequence is MASNGRENPDRFLQRRSGIYAYVRRVPAKLAAVDERSPAVRISLGTRDLSEARVKRDIHEEADNALWASMLAGGDREQANARYKAAVARAHALGFSYRTAMEILASETGSMIHDRLMALSRLPVGGHDASAVVGLEKHPRVPVSEAFSVYTDEIAAPELTGKSDFQRFSWLKVKRRALNNFIEVVGDKPIDEITRQDATKFYNFWLTRIAPKDGRATHTASSGNRDVGNMRKLFADYHRYRGLDDVKNPFAGLSFSQKVKTTRPPFPTEWISKRILRAGALAGLNDEARAILLALIETGARPSEICNLTHGMIDLNADVPHILIEPRSDPDDRREIKTASSIRAVPLVGVALAAMRAHPDGFPRYKNKENGLSATLNKFFRENKLFPSSRHKIYSLRHSFEDRMKEAGVDTELRMMIMGHTIDRPQYGAGGSLSWKRDALEKIKLDFDEAIL
- a CDS encoding S24 family peptidase, translating into MDKIRKLIAKRIEERGLTYKQVSLALGKNHAYMQQYVERGVPSTLRERTRSQLAELLDIPEEDIGGPQQKKATRAPAGDVPNLTIHSGAGNGGLLHIAVDEAGKISDPEHTDGFWSFPESVKNLWRSMGNTYALPVIGDSMDPTITSGSFVFIDTGHTTPVPEDIYAINYGDGLMVKRIALVPRSDKVRVISDNSRYPDYELLRTDVEVYGRVIAVFQWRG